The Halomonas elongata DSM 2581 DNA segment TCATGTTGTGAAACGACGATACATCGACCTCAACCCTAGCGAACGCTAGGTTGGGCAGCAATCGCTCCTTTCGCAGGGTCCATCATCATGCGCCGATACAAGGAAGCCGGGCGGATCAATCGCCGTCGGGAGCATAACGCGCCAGCCTGTCCACACCGGCCTCGATCACCGCGCGCTGGGCACGACCGATCGGCAGCCAGTGGCGCAAGGCATGGTCGGCGGCGGCCAGCTTGGCGTGATAGAAGGGATCGGTACTGCCGTCGAGCAGGGCAGCCTCGGCCACCAGGGCGGCACGCCCCATCTGCCAGGCACACAGGACATGGCCGACCAGCGACAGGAAGGGGGTGGCGAAAGCCTGGATGGCATCGGTTCCCTGTTCGGGATCGCGACCTCCCTCCAGCACCACGGCCATGGCAGCACGCAGATCGGCCGCACCACCGGCCAGGCTCTCGCCCAGGGCCAGCAGATCTTCGCGGGCCGCCAGCGCCGCGGCCGTAGCCTCGACATCATCGACCAGGGAGGCAAGTGCCGCGCCACCATCGCGCCCCAGTTTGCGACCGGCCAGGTCCAGCGCCTGGATGCCGTTGGTGCCCTCGTAGATGGGCGCAATGCGCGCATCGCGCAGCAACTGGGCGGCACCGGTCTCCTCGATATAGCCCATGCCGCCGTGCACCTGGATGCCCAGGGAGGCGATCTCAACGGCCTGGTCGGTGGAAAAGGCCTTGACCACCGGGATCAGTACATCGACCCGGGCCTGCGCCCGTTGCCTCGTCTCTTCCTCCTCGGCATGGCGCGCCTTGTCCATCTGGGCCGCGCATGTCAGGGCCAGGGCCCGCAGGGCATCGGTGCGAGCCCGCATCGACAGCAACATGCGTTTCACGTCGAGATGTTCGGCGATCGCGCACTCCGCACCATTCCGACGCCCCTGCCGGCGCTCCCGGGCATAGGCCAGCGCCTGCTGACAGGCGCGTTCGGCCACGCCGATGCCCTGAATACCGACCTTGTGGCGCGCGGCGTTCATCATGGTGAACATGTGATTCAGCCCGCGCCCGGGCTCGCCGACCAGATAGCCGATGGCGCCCTCTCGCTCGCCGAAGCTCAACACACAGGTCGGCGAGCCATGGATGCCCATCTTGTGCTCCAGGGCGGTGCAGACGACATCGTTGCGCTCCCCTGGAGCTCCGTCGTCGTCGACCAGGAACTTGGGCACCAGGAACAGCGAGATGCCCTTGTTGCCCTCGGGGGCGTCGGGCAGGCGCGCCAGCACCAGATGCACGATGTTCTCGGCACAGTCATGTTCGCCCCAGGTGATGAAGATCTTCTGGCCGGTCAGGCGATACACGCCGTCCTCGCCGCTCGGCTCGGCGCGAGTGCGCACCAGGGAAAGATCGGAGCCGGCCTGGGGCTCGGTGAGATTCATGGTGCCCGTCCAGCGCCCCTCGACCAGCGGCGCCAGGTAGCGCTCGCACAGCACCTCGTCGCCATGCTGGATGAGCGCCTCGATGGCCCCGGCGGTCAGCATCGGGCACAGCCCCAGAGCCATGTTGGCGCCATGCAGCATTTCCTGGACGGCGCTGGCTACCACCTCGGGCAGCCCTTGCCCGCCATGCACCTGCTCGACGCCGATACCATTCCAGCCGCCTTCGGCGTAGGCGCGATAGGCGTCGGCAAAGCCGTCCGGCACATTCACGCCACCGTCATCACGGCGCACGCAGCCCTGGCGATCGCCGCTGGCATTCAGCGGTGCCCACACGTCTCCGGTAAGACGCGCGGCCTCCTCGAGTACCGCCTCGACCAAGTCGGCACCGACCTCCTCGAAACCGGGCAGCGACAGGACCTCGTGTTCGAGCAGCTCCTCGAGGACGAAACGATGCTCACGGACGGGGGCGGTATAGGGGGTCATGGTGACTCCTCGGCAGACAAAGACTGATGCACGAGCTTATTTTCACAACGCCTCATGAACCATTATGCCTAGGTCGCACCCTTCGTGCCGACGTGCTTCTGGTCACCCTCGTAATAGGCGATATGAGCCTCATCGGGCCGCGGCGGTCCCATCAGGGGTTCGGCCACTTCCACATCGGGCACGGCCTGGGAGAGATCTTCCACATGCTCGTGCTCCAGTGCGCCTTGAACCCACTCATCGGTCACCGCCAGCTCTGCCCCCACCGCACTGAGCGGCGTGGCAGGCGAGAAGGGAGCGACCGGCACCGGCGCCGGACGCACGCTGCGTCGCCAGGCGAAGAACCCCACCAGCGCGACGCCCAGCACTCCCATACACCAGAACAGCCCCTCGTTGCCGACGACCGCCATGACCGGCGAAATCACCGACGGACTCAGGGTCGACCCGATGGCGTTGATCAGCAGCAGCCCCTGGCTCATGCGCACCAGGGCGCCGGCAGGGGCGCGGTCGGCGGCATGACCGACCGCAACCGGATACAGCGAGAACACCCCGCCGCCGAGCAGGAACAGCAAGCCGGCCAGGCCCCAGCCTCC contains these protein-coding regions:
- a CDS encoding acyl-CoA dehydrogenase; amino-acid sequence: MTPYTAPVREHRFVLEELLEHEVLSLPGFEEVGADLVEAVLEEAARLTGDVWAPLNASGDRQGCVRRDDGGVNVPDGFADAYRAYAEGGWNGIGVEQVHGGQGLPEVVASAVQEMLHGANMALGLCPMLTAGAIEALIQHGDEVLCERYLAPLVEGRWTGTMNLTEPQAGSDLSLVRTRAEPSGEDGVYRLTGQKIFITWGEHDCAENIVHLVLARLPDAPEGNKGISLFLVPKFLVDDDGAPGERNDVVCTALEHKMGIHGSPTCVLSFGEREGAIGYLVGEPGRGLNHMFTMMNAARHKVGIQGIGVAERACQQALAYARERRQGRRNGAECAIAEHLDVKRMLLSMRARTDALRALALTCAAQMDKARHAEEEETRQRAQARVDVLIPVVKAFSTDQAVEIASLGIQVHGGMGYIEETGAAQLLRDARIAPIYEGTNGIQALDLAGRKLGRDGGAALASLVDDVEATAAALAAREDLLALGESLAGGAADLRAAMAVVLEGGRDPEQGTDAIQAFATPFLSLVGHVLCAWQMGRAALVAEAALLDGSTDPFYHAKLAAADHALRHWLPIGRAQRAVIEAGVDRLARYAPDGD